The Clostridium bornimense genome includes a region encoding these proteins:
- a CDS encoding ABC transporter permease, which translates to MKKKWTYLLFIPCLVLILYFMITPLLRTIFPTFNENGGFSLKLYMDFFKDDYMFSVFYRTLKISLLSSIICMIIGVPVAYYISRTSQKVRGLFIALTVFPILTNSVVRSFAWMSILGKNGVINTLLLKLNIISEPLSLLYTEGAIIVGTVYIFLPLMIISLIGVMENIEKDLLEAAESLGANKIKAFFKVIFPLSLPGLIVGTVLVFTGSLTAYTTPQLLGGNKNTVLATLIYQKTMTLGDWQGAAVVATIMIVTTLIVIKGINFLASRMDKRGVS; encoded by the coding sequence ATGAAGAAAAAGTGGACATATCTTTTATTTATACCTTGTCTAGTATTGATACTATATTTTATGATTACGCCATTATTAAGGACTATTTTCCCGACATTTAATGAGAATGGGGGATTTTCATTAAAATTATATATGGATTTCTTTAAAGATGATTATATGTTTAGTGTATTTTATCGAACACTAAAAATCTCTTTACTATCTTCTATTATATGTATGATTATTGGAGTACCAGTAGCATATTACATATCTAGAACATCACAAAAAGTTAGAGGATTATTTATAGCGTTAACAGTATTCCCTATACTTACCAATTCGGTGGTAAGATCTTTTGCTTGGATGAGTATACTTGGTAAAAATGGTGTTATAAATACTTTATTGTTAAAGCTAAATATAATTAGCGAGCCATTATCATTATTATATACTGAAGGAGCTATAATAGTTGGAACAGTATATATTTTCTTACCACTTATGATTATTTCATTAATAGGGGTTATGGAGAATATTGAAAAAGACTTATTAGAAGCTGCTGAAAGCTTAGGTGCTAATAAGATAAAAGCCTTTTTTAAAGTTATATTTCCATTAAGTTTACCAGGATTAATAGTAGGAACAGTGTTAGTATTCACAGGGTCATTAACTGCATATACAACACCTCAGTTATTAGGAGGTAATAAAAACACGGTGCTTGCTACGCTTATATATCAAAAAACTATGACACTAGGGGATTGGCAAGGGGCTGCAGTTGTAGCAACTATAATGATAGTAACAACTCTTATTGTTATAAAAGGCATTAATTTCTTAGCGTCAAGAATGGATAAGAGAGGTGTTTCATAA
- a CDS encoding heavy-metal-associated domain-containing protein gives MYREHYLVNGLTNSNMKTQVKNALKDIDGVNQVWVNLAKETVEVIYNEPATEAEIISCIENTGHNVE, from the coding sequence ATGTATCGAGAACATTATCTTGTAAATGGATTAACAAATTCAAATATGAAAACACAAGTTAAAAATGCCCTAAAAGATATTGATGGTGTTAATCAAGTATGGGTTAATCTAGCGAAAGAAACTGTAGAAGTGATTTATAATGAACCAGCAACTGAAGCAGAAATCATAAGCTGTATTGAAAATACAGGTCATAACGTAGAATAA
- a CDS encoding ABC transporter substrate-binding protein, whose product MKKRLLAALLTAVVTATALVGCGGEKKTNNKLVISTWGLSEDLLKENIFTPFEEKYGVDVVLEVGNNSERLTKLQNNPNSNIDLMYLAESFAEQGIESDLFEKVDYSKIPNSKELIEVAKKTVDRGFGPAYTVNSIGIVVDTSAGIEVNTWEDLWKPELKGKIAIPDITTTNGPAVLAIAADKAGVPLESDNGEAAFKELEALKPNVVKTYSKSSDLANMFSSGEIVAAISADFAYGTIANVKPEAEYIVPASGTYLNFNTININKNSKNKDLAYEFINYLLSEEVQLRAAENLGDSPVNNKVVLDEAKVGNLTFGATVENGKTIDYKFVNSKMNSWVDSWNRIMNK is encoded by the coding sequence ATGAAAAAAAGATTATTAGCAGCATTATTAACAGCAGTAGTAACAGCAACAGCTTTAGTAGGATGTGGAGGAGAAAAGAAGACTAATAATAAGCTTGTAATCTCTACTTGGGGATTAAGTGAAGACTTATTAAAAGAAAATATATTTACTCCATTTGAAGAAAAGTATGGAGTTGATGTAGTTTTAGAAGTTGGAAACAATTCAGAAAGATTAACAAAACTTCAAAATAACCCAAATTCAAATATAGACTTAATGTATCTTGCAGAATCATTTGCAGAACAAGGTATAGAAAGTGATTTATTTGAAAAAGTAGATTATTCAAAAATACCAAATAGTAAAGAATTAATAGAAGTAGCTAAGAAGACAGTAGATAGAGGATTTGGTCCTGCTTACACTGTAAATAGTATAGGAATAGTAGTAGATACTTCAGCTGGTATAGAAGTTAATACATGGGAAGACTTATGGAAGCCTGAACTTAAAGGTAAAATAGCAATACCAGATATAACTACTACTAATGGTCCAGCAGTACTTGCCATTGCTGCAGATAAAGCAGGAGTGCCACTTGAAAGTGATAATGGAGAAGCAGCATTTAAAGAATTAGAAGCATTAAAACCAAATGTAGTTAAGACATATAGTAAATCTTCAGATTTAGCAAATATGTTTTCAAGTGGTGAAATCGTAGCTGCAATATCTGCTGATTTTGCTTATGGAACTATTGCAAATGTTAAGCCAGAAGCTGAATATATAGTGCCAGCATCAGGAACATACTTAAACTTTAATACTATAAATATAAATAAAAATTCTAAGAATAAAGATTTAGCATATGAATTTATAAACTATTTATTAAGTGAAGAAGTTCAATTAAGAGCTGCTGAAAACTTAGGTGATTCACCTGTTAATAATAAAGTTGTATTAGATGAAGCAAAAGTAGGTAATTTAACTTTTGGTGCTACAGTAGAAAATGGAAAAACTATTGATTACAAATTCGTAAATTCAAAAATGAATTCATGGGTAGATAGTTGGAATAGAATAATGAACAAGTAA
- the lepB gene encoding signal peptidase I: MKKELIKSIKEWGFIVLIALVISIIISQFVQVVTVSGQSMKNTLNDSDKLVMSKIAYKNHKPKYKDIVIIQRKDKLIVKRVIGEPGDKVEIIDNKVYINGNELIENYINEDDKMNNCPEIKVTLNDDEIFVMGDNRNHSLDSRDSRVGVINYKKDVVGKIVFRVFPMSHLDV, from the coding sequence ATGAAAAAAGAATTGATAAAGTCTATTAAAGAATGGGGATTTATTGTATTAATAGCTCTAGTAATTTCCATTATCATTTCTCAATTTGTCCAAGTTGTTACTGTGTCAGGTCAATCAATGAAAAATACTTTAAATGATTCTGATAAATTAGTTATGAGTAAAATAGCATACAAAAATCATAAACCTAAATATAAAGATATTGTTATTATACAAAGAAAAGATAAACTTATTGTTAAAAGAGTCATTGGTGAACCTGGTGATAAAGTGGAAATAATAGACAATAAAGTCTACATAAATGGAAATGAATTAATCGAAAATTATATTAACGAGGATGATAAGATGAATAATTGTCCCGAAATAAAAGTTACACTAAATGATGATGAAATTTTTGTTATGGGTGATAATAGAAATCACTCATTAGATTCACGAGATAGCAGAGTTGGCGTAATTAATTATAAAAAAGATGTAGTTGGCAAAATAGTTTTTAGAGTATTTCCTATGTCACATTTAGATGTATAA
- a CDS encoding ABC transporter permease: MKKGKLLTLFVVLVYIFLFAPLVIIAMTSIGTESYIAFPPKGFTLKWFLNVFNSQSFMSSMVISFVISGISTLIALIIGVPAAYGLSRGNFKGKGALKSFFFSPLIVPGIVVGFSLFQFLIVKLGLSIYMSLFIGHTLVIVPYIIRVVGSSLEGVDYSIEEAAVSLGCTKLETFFKVVMPNITSGIIASFMLAFINSFNNVPVSMFLTGPGVSTLPITMMNYVEYNYDPTVSALSVILMLITIGVMFVAEKTLGLGKFVS, encoded by the coding sequence ATGAAAAAAGGAAAATTATTAACTTTGTTTGTTGTATTAGTATACATTTTCTTATTTGCGCCCCTTGTTATAATAGCCATGACAAGTATTGGCACAGAAAGTTATATAGCATTTCCACCTAAGGGCTTTACACTTAAGTGGTTCTTAAATGTTTTTAATTCACAAAGTTTTATGAGTAGTATGGTTATTAGTTTTGTAATATCAGGAATTTCAACATTGATAGCTTTGATTATAGGAGTTCCAGCTGCTTATGGATTAAGTAGAGGAAATTTTAAAGGAAAAGGTGCGTTAAAAAGTTTCTTTTTCTCACCACTTATAGTACCAGGAATAGTGGTAGGTTTTTCACTGTTTCAATTCCTTATTGTTAAGCTTGGACTAAGTATATATATGAGTTTATTTATAGGTCATACTTTAGTAATAGTTCCTTATATTATTAGAGTAGTAGGATCAAGTTTAGAAGGAGTAGATTATTCAATAGAAGAAGCTGCAGTAAGTCTTGGATGTACGAAGTTAGAAACATTTTTTAAAGTTGTAATGCCAAATATAACATCAGGTATAATTGCTTCTTTTATGTTGGCATTTATTAATTCTTTTAACAATGTACCAGTTTCAATGTTTTTAACAGGTCCAGGTGTTAGTACATTGCCAATAACTATGATGAATTATGTTGAGTATAATTATGATCCTACAGTTTCAGCGTTATCAGTAATTTTAATGCTAATAACTATTGGAGTTATGTTTGTAGCAGAAAAGACATTAGGATTAGGTAAATTTGTATCATAA
- a CDS encoding CotH kinase family protein: MSNKLRKIVSLTVISLIFGTMPVVAAGNNDTSLVPPSNIQQNPNSESYSHGSSTIVESPDNTVPEDYTVDESIQASAKKGKYSKLFDTEKLQDVNITISEDNWNYMLQNAIDKPNVLASSISIGDEKIENVGIKTKGNLTLNSVWASDSDRFSFTVNTKKFVSDQNFYGLEKFSLNNIYGDASMMKEYLSYELMTEMGIPTPYYCLVKLNVNGEFWGVYMMVEKVDKSLMKRTTGNSDGALYTAEAPGGDLIYKSDLDNLLNSDGTYNFDLSTYSDGSNLLSNYTGLLDNKEYGATISDYEEKEEEEVRTDLNNLFSWMKKLNELSSSENPNTEKYKKSVEEILDVDEILRYFAVNTYLVNLDSYQSEKEQNYCLYEVDGKVTIIPWDYNYSFGAYGTSSASEMINFSIDNPVINVTLAERPLLNVLLQNDEYREVYEGYLEDCAKIASIGGKVNGVTYEKDHFSTEIDNYKDILEEAVKTDPTAFYDYDRFISACDNLKKLNTQRATAVLNQINDDFSEVSSDGINLNEIGDNVGGAGQGAQGNPPGEGGPGNPGEGNPPEFPGEGGTGYVPVNPIPGESEDSNNQQNDSTSSDNTSGEDTNDSTNGNNSDNSNSNNVTNTNSNETVTTEDNSSEKSTDDANDSIISLTKTGGIGVKLSIIVGTILTGVGYFIRRR; this comes from the coding sequence ATGAGTAATAAGTTAAGAAAAATAGTGTCACTAACAGTAATATCATTGATATTTGGCACTATGCCTGTAGTGGCTGCAGGAAACAATGATACTTCATTGGTACCACCAAGTAATATTCAACAAAATCCTAATAGTGAAAGTTATAGTCATGGATCATCTACAATAGTTGAATCACCTGATAATACAGTACCAGAAGACTATACAGTTGATGAATCTATACAAGCAAGCGCGAAGAAGGGAAAGTATTCAAAACTATTTGATACTGAAAAATTACAAGATGTTAATATCACTATTAGCGAAGACAACTGGAATTATATGCTACAAAATGCAATAGACAAACCTAATGTATTAGCTTCATCTATTTCAATTGGTGATGAAAAAATTGAAAATGTAGGTATTAAAACAAAGGGGAATTTGACCCTTAATTCTGTATGGGCATCTGATTCTGATAGGTTCAGTTTTACAGTAAATACTAAAAAGTTTGTCAGTGATCAGAATTTTTATGGATTGGAAAAGTTCAGTTTAAATAATATATATGGGGATGCATCTATGATGAAAGAATATCTTTCATATGAGCTAATGACAGAAATGGGAATCCCAACACCATATTATTGTCTCGTGAAGTTGAATGTTAATGGTGAGTTTTGGGGCGTATATATGATGGTAGAAAAAGTAGACAAAAGTCTTATGAAGCGTACAACTGGAAATTCTGATGGAGCATTATATACTGCTGAAGCACCTGGTGGAGATTTAATTTATAAAAGTGATTTAGATAATTTATTAAATTCTGATGGTACATATAACTTTGATTTATCTACATATTCAGATGGTAGTAATCTATTAAGTAACTATACAGGTCTATTAGATAATAAAGAATATGGTGCAACTATTAGTGACTATGAAGAAAAAGAGGAAGAGGAAGTACGTACAGATTTAAATAATTTATTTTCTTGGATGAAAAAATTAAATGAATTAAGTAGTTCTGAAAACCCAAACACAGAAAAATATAAAAAGTCTGTTGAAGAAATTTTAGATGTAGACGAAATTTTGAGATATTTTGCTGTAAATACATATCTTGTTAATTTAGATAGTTATCAATCTGAAAAAGAACAAAATTATTGTCTCTATGAAGTAGATGGAAAAGTAACAATTATACCTTGGGATTATAATTATTCTTTTGGTGCATATGGTACAAGCAGTGCATCAGAAATGATAAATTTCTCTATTGATAATCCAGTTATAAATGTAACATTAGCAGAACGTCCATTATTGAATGTGCTATTACAAAATGATGAATATCGTGAAGTTTATGAAGGATATCTCGAAGATTGTGCTAAAATAGCATCAATTGGTGGAAAAGTAAATGGTGTTACTTATGAAAAAGATCATTTTTCAACTGAAATTGATAACTATAAAGATATATTAGAGGAAGCAGTTAAAACTGATCCTACAGCATTTTATGATTATGATAGATTTATTTCAGCATGTGATAATTTAAAGAAATTAAATACTCAAAGAGCTACTGCTGTTTTAAATCAGATAAATGATGATTTTTCAGAAGTATCAAGTGATGGAATAAACTTAAATGAAATTGGTGATAATGTTGGAGGTGCTGGACAAGGAGCACAAGGAAATCCTCCAGGTGAAGGAGGTCCGGGTAATCCAGGTGAAGGTAATCCACCAGAATTTCCTGGAGAAGGGGGTACAGGATATGTGCCAGTAAATCCTATTCCAGGTGAATCAGAAGATAGCAATAATCAACAAAATGATAGTACTTCAAGTGATAATACTTCTGGTGAAGATACTAATGATTCTACAAATGGAAACAATTCGGATAATAGTAACTCCAATAATGTTACAAATACTAATTCTAATGAGACTGTTACTACAGAAGATAATTCTTCGGAAAAAAGCACAGATGATGCAAATGATAGTATAATATCACTTACTAAAACTGGTGGTATTGGTGTAAAGTTATCAATAATAGTAGGTACAATTTTAACAGGCGTTGGATATTTCATTAGAAGAAGATAG
- a CDS encoding Hsp20/alpha crystallin family protein, producing the protein MFGMFPFNWSNQQNLTNQNYNRKCNYRYNNYPNYNSKQINNTNSINDINSFSNLINNIMGQILSSDFISELIDEMDEIINEMEDENCYDVQLHDYGEYYIIQGYLPGIEFRDLHIEFPPNKVILTITQRQTYSNGVNSMMTVMRTGGDLIKTFDVEDLDIPNSTASFEGNFLLITLKKAQKQLSSPDNNVIVDINDYTIE; encoded by the coding sequence ATGTTTGGAATGTTCCCATTCAACTGGAGTAACCAACAAAACCTAACAAACCAAAATTACAACAGAAAATGTAACTACAGGTATAATAACTATCCCAATTACAATAGTAAGCAAATTAATAATACAAACTCTATCAATGATATAAATTCTTTTAGTAATCTTATTAATAATATCATGGGACAAATATTATCCAGCGACTTTATTAGCGAATTAATAGATGAAATGGACGAAATAATTAATGAAATGGAAGATGAAAATTGTTACGATGTACAATTACACGATTATGGTGAATATTATATAATACAAGGTTATTTACCAGGAATAGAATTTAGAGATCTTCATATTGAATTTCCTCCTAATAAAGTTATACTTACAATAACACAAAGACAAACCTACTCTAATGGAGTAAATAGCATGATGACTGTAATGAGAACTGGTGGAGATTTGATCAAAACATTTGATGTAGAAGATTTAGATATTCCAAATAGTACTGCATCTTTCGAGGGAAATTTCTTATTAATTACATTAAAAAAGGCACAAAAACAACTATCATCCCCTGATAATAATGTAATTGTCGATATTAATGATTATACAATAGAATAA
- a CDS encoding amidohydrolase, with protein sequence MDSIMIIENVTILTMNNEKEIIENGVVVINGNRIIDVGNNSIKNNYKNVDRIIDGNDGILIPGMINCHTHASMVPFRSLADDYKDRLKRYLFPLEQKLVDEKLVYIGAKYAIAEMLLGGVTTFCDMYYFEDEVAKAAKELNIRGILCETIINFPAPDAKESFGGLEYSKAFIKKWKGDSLITPGIAPHAPYTNSDESLIAAYKLSKEYDVPLTMHVAEMDYEAEKYANEYGITPVQYLDKLGVLDDNFISAHSILVNDDDIEILKSKNVKVSHNIGANAKGAKGVAPIIKMKERGIDIGLGTDGPMSGNTLDIITQMSLVGKIHKLSSNDRTVLPSIEILEMATIGGAKVLSMADEIGSIEIGKKADLVLIETESVNMQPIYDYYSTIVYSANPSNVDTVIVDGNIVVNNKKLVSSEFRKIRSELIELKDDIDKIAKIL encoded by the coding sequence ATGGATAGTATAATGATAATTGAAAATGTAACGATATTAACGATGAATAATGAAAAAGAGATAATAGAAAATGGTGTAGTTGTTATTAATGGAAATAGAATAATAGATGTTGGAAATAACTCAATAAAGAATAATTATAAAAATGTAGATAGAATAATAGATGGTAATGATGGAATTTTGATACCAGGTATGATAAACTGTCATACTCATGCTTCAATGGTACCATTTAGAAGTTTAGCAGATGATTATAAAGATCGATTGAAAAGATATCTGTTTCCATTAGAACAAAAATTAGTAGACGAAAAATTAGTTTATATTGGAGCAAAATATGCCATTGCAGAAATGCTTTTAGGTGGTGTCACAACTTTTTGTGATATGTACTATTTTGAAGATGAAGTGGCAAAGGCAGCTAAAGAATTAAATATTAGAGGTATTCTTTGCGAGACGATAATAAATTTTCCTGCACCAGATGCTAAAGAGAGTTTTGGTGGTTTAGAATATTCAAAAGCTTTTATCAAAAAGTGGAAAGGTGACTCACTTATAACACCAGGAATTGCTCCTCATGCACCATATACTAATAGCGATGAATCATTAATAGCGGCTTATAAGCTGTCAAAAGAGTATGATGTTCCATTAACGATGCATGTAGCTGAAATGGATTATGAGGCAGAAAAATATGCTAATGAATATGGTATAACACCAGTGCAATATCTAGATAAACTTGGAGTTTTAGATGATAATTTTATATCAGCTCATAGTATTCTAGTTAATGATGATGATATAGAGATATTAAAATCTAAAAATGTTAAGGTATCTCATAATATTGGAGCAAATGCTAAAGGTGCTAAAGGTGTAGCACCAATTATTAAAATGAAAGAGAGAGGAATAGATATTGGGCTTGGAACAGATGGTCCAATGAGTGGAAATACATTAGATATTATTACACAGATGAGCCTAGTAGGAAAGATTCATAAGTTAAGTTCTAATGATAGAACAGTATTACCATCAATTGAAATTCTAGAAATGGCAACAATTGGAGGAGCCAAGGTACTATCAATGGCTGATGAGATAGGATCTATAGAGATAGGTAAAAAAGCAGATTTGGTCTTAATAGAAACAGAATCAGTAAATATGCAACCTATTTATGATTATTATTCTACTATTGTTTATTCTGCTAATCCATCAAATGTTGATACAGTAATAGTTGATGGAAATATTGTTGTTAATAACAAGAAATTAGTATCATCAGAATTTAGAAAAATAAGAAGCGAATTAATTGAATTAAAAGATGATATAGATAAAATAGCAAAAATATTATAG
- a CDS encoding ABC transporter ATP-binding protein, with amino-acid sequence MELINLENIDVSYDGKNKILENLNLKINEGELVSLLGPSGCGKTTTLRVVAGFIEPTGGKFILGDKDYTNVPVHKRNFGLVFQSYALFPHLTVEENVAFGLKMKKVKKDEINRKVSEMLEVVDMAHLAKRYPKELSGGQRQRVAIARALVIEPSLLLLDEPLSNLDAKLRLKMRVEIRKLQQKLGITTLFVTHDQEECFSISDRVAVLNKGVIEQFDTPENIYSNPSTEFVARFVGFENFIELTKVSDGVYKDKSGVIFNVEKHKEKETAKGTIRPDDIRILEKRIDNTIEGIVEIRTFLGKSYQYEVKTSIGNITVNGDNTVVYNKGDKIILELPSNKIVLV; translated from the coding sequence ATGGAATTGATAAACTTAGAGAATATAGATGTATCATATGATGGAAAAAACAAAATTTTAGAAAATCTTAATTTAAAAATTAATGAAGGTGAGTTAGTATCACTATTAGGACCAAGTGGTTGTGGGAAAACTACTACATTAAGAGTAGTAGCAGGATTTATAGAACCAACAGGTGGTAAATTTATTTTAGGTGATAAGGATTATACAAATGTTCCTGTTCATAAGAGAAATTTTGGATTAGTTTTTCAGAGTTATGCGTTATTTCCACATTTAACTGTTGAGGAAAATGTTGCATTTGGATTAAAGATGAAAAAGGTTAAGAAAGATGAGATAAATAGAAAGGTCTCAGAAATGTTAGAAGTAGTTGATATGGCACATCTTGCTAAAAGATATCCAAAGGAATTATCAGGTGGGCAAAGACAAAGAGTAGCTATAGCAAGAGCATTAGTTATTGAGCCAAGTTTATTACTTCTTGATGAACCGCTAAGTAATCTTGATGCGAAATTAAGATTAAAAATGAGAGTTGAAATTAGAAAGCTTCAACAAAAGTTAGGAATTACAACATTATTTGTAACTCATGATCAAGAAGAATGTTTTTCAATATCAGATAGAGTTGCAGTGCTTAATAAAGGTGTAATTGAGCAGTTTGATACACCAGAAAATATATATTCAAATCCTAGTACAGAGTTTGTAGCAAGATTTGTTGGTTTTGAAAACTTCATAGAATTAACAAAAGTTTCTGATGGTGTATATAAAGATAAATCTGGTGTAATATTTAATGTTGAAAAACATAAAGAAAAAGAAACTGCAAAAGGTACTATAAGACCAGATGATATAAGAATATTAGAAAAAAGAATAGATAACACTATAGAGGGAATAGTAGAGATAAGAACCTTCTTAGGTAAATCATATCAATATGAGGTTAAGACTTCTATAGGTAATATTACTGTAAACGGAGATAATACCGTTGTATATAATAAAGGTGATAAAATAATACTTGAATTACCAAGTAATAAAATAGTATTAGTTTAA
- a CDS encoding YbaK/EbsC family protein: protein MAIERVRKYFEKFGIEERIQEFQVSSATVQLAAEALNCEENRIAKTLSFKVDDNVILIVAAGDAKIDNGKYKSKFHKKAKMLSSDEVLELVGHGVGGVCPFGINEGISVYLDISLKRFETVFPACGSSNSAIELTIEELEKYSGYIEWVDVCKEWN, encoded by the coding sequence ATGGCAATTGAAAGAGTAAGGAAGTATTTTGAGAAATTTGGAATAGAGGAAAGAATACAAGAATTTCAGGTTTCTAGTGCAACAGTACAATTAGCAGCTGAGGCTCTTAATTGTGAGGAAAATAGAATTGCAAAGACATTATCTTTTAAAGTAGATGATAATGTAATTCTTATAGTTGCTGCTGGAGATGCAAAGATAGATAATGGGAAATATAAATCAAAATTTCATAAAAAAGCAAAAATGCTTTCATCTGATGAAGTTCTAGAATTAGTTGGACATGGCGTTGGGGGAGTTTGTCCATTTGGTATCAATGAAGGAATTTCAGTTTATCTTGATATATCGCTAAAGCGATTTGAAACAGTATTTCCAGCTTGTGGTAGTAGTAATAGTGCAATAGAATTAACTATTGAAGAGTTGGAAAAATATTCAGGATATATTGAGTGGGTGGATGTTTGTAAAGAATGGAATTAA
- a CDS encoding SH3 domain-containing protein → MKKRFIILALISTLTLTEGVTIANAGTISKPASNVNLLSAKASVNYKAKITENMVALRKSPSTSSTRLGLLAKGTIVTVTGSSFNTGQYNWVPVTYNGISGYVVASYVQAI, encoded by the coding sequence ATGAAAAAAAGATTTATTATTCTAGCATTGATCTCAACACTAACTTTAACAGAAGGCGTTACAATAGCTAATGCTGGAACTATTTCTAAACCAGCAAGTAATGTAAACCTTCTATCAGCTAAAGCTTCAGTAAATTACAAGGCAAAAATAACAGAAAACATGGTTGCATTAAGAAAAAGCCCAAGTACAAGTTCTACCAGACTAGGATTATTAGCAAAAGGAACTATAGTAACTGTAACTGGATCTTCTTTTAATACTGGACAATATAATTGGGTACCAGTAACATATAATGGTATTAGTGGATATGTTGTTGCTTCTTATGTACAAGCTATATAA
- the lepB gene encoding signal peptidase I translates to MTKKIIYEIKNSLNSAILALLVSIIISQFAQLVTVSGKSMEGTLKNNDKLIISKIAYNKTSPQYKDIVIINKNGYKIIKRVIGVPGDNIKITSNKVFINGQELVEEYINTKERIENSCDIDVTLKDDEIFVMGDNRNHSLDSRDSYIGIINYKKNVIGKVLFSVYPFKEI, encoded by the coding sequence ATGACGAAAAAAATAATATATGAAATAAAAAATTCTTTAAATTCTGCCATACTAGCTTTACTAGTATCTATTATAATTTCACAATTTGCACAATTAGTAACTGTTTCAGGTAAATCTATGGAAGGTACATTAAAAAACAATGATAAATTAATTATTAGTAAAATAGCTTATAATAAAACTTCCCCTCAATATAAAGATATTGTTATTATTAATAAGAATGGATATAAAATAATAAAAAGAGTTATTGGGGTTCCGGGAGATAATATAAAAATAACTTCTAATAAAGTCTTCATAAATGGTCAAGAACTCGTTGAAGAATATATTAATACTAAAGAGAGAATTGAAAATTCCTGTGATATAGATGTAACTTTAAAAGATGATGAAATTTTTGTTATGGGCGATAATAGAAATCATTCATTAGATTCAAGAGATAGTTATATAGGTATCATAAATTATAAAAAGAACGTCATAGGTAAAGTACTATTTAGCGTATATCCATTTAAGGAAATCTAG
- a CDS encoding DUF3267 domain-containing protein, translating to MKLNQLTKENYHPIDKTISFIKLNIYGMLITLIFCTIHIIIYNIIWNKKVLFLDINLKTAIGIILGIFLHEYIHGFVWHFFCEEKWKSIAFGFKLKSLTPYSTCNEALPIKRYKLGVIAPFLITGALPYILAVILNNSILLSISLFMTAGACGDLIILFLLRNEKKSSVVIDHPKLAGCIVYRKN from the coding sequence ATGAAATTAAATCAGTTAACTAAAGAAAATTATCATCCTATTGATAAAACAATATCATTTATAAAATTAAATATCTATGGCATGCTTATAACATTGATTTTCTGCACTATTCATATTATTATCTATAATATTATATGGAATAAAAAAGTATTGTTCTTAGATATTAATCTTAAAACAGCTATTGGAATAATCCTTGGAATATTTCTCCATGAATATATTCATGGATTTGTATGGCATTTTTTCTGCGAAGAAAAATGGAAAAGTATAGCTTTTGGTTTCAAATTAAAATCTTTAACACCCTATTCCACTTGTAATGAAGCATTACCTATAAAAAGATATAAACTAGGAGTAATTGCACCATTTTTAATAACTGGAGCTTTGCCTTATATACTAGCTGTCATTTTAAATAATTCTATTTTGCTTTCTATTAGCCTATTTATGACTGCTGGTGCATGTGGAGATTTAATAATTCTTTTTTTATTAAGAAATGAAAAAAAGAGTTCTGTAGTTATAGATCATCCCAAATTAGCGGGATGTATAGTATATCGTAAGAATTAA